The following are from one region of the Trichoplusia ni isolate ovarian cell line Hi5 chromosome 1, tn1, whole genome shotgun sequence genome:
- the LOC113495304 gene encoding ejaculatory bulb-specific protein 3-like encodes MKGFYVLSVLLVFAAVQAEETYSTENDDLDIDAVVADLDTLRGFVGCFMDTTPCHTVAADFKKDIPEAIKTNCLKCTQAQKHIFHKFLLGLKEKLPTEYEAFKAKFDPEGKHFTALETAVANA; translated from the exons ATGAAGGGTTTCTACGTGCTGTCAGTACTCCTGGTGTTCGCCGCGGTCCAAGCTGAAGAGACATACAGTACAGAGAACGATGACCTTGACATCGACGCCGTGGTCGCTGACCTTGACACCCTCAGAGGCTTCGTAGGATGTTTCATGGACACCACACCTTGCCACACAGTCGCCGCCGATTTCAAAA agGACATTCCGGAAGCCATCAAGACGAACTGCTTAAAATGCACACAAGCGCAAAAGCACATCTTCCACAAATTCTTACTCGGACTTAAGGAGAAGCTTCCCACAGAATACGAAGCCTTTAAGGCGAAGTTTGATCctgaaggaaaacattttaCCGCTTTGGAAACTGCAGTCGCTAACGCTTAA
- the LOC113495233 gene encoding ejaculatory bulb-specific protein 3-like isoform X3 produces MCGPNKTHFKVTLFFMYVFIASVFAQEKFYDRRYDYYDIDNLIQNVRLLKKYLDCFLEKGPCTPIGRVFRQLLPEAIATACKKCSPSQRRLARKTFNALRNHFPEGHDELIKKLDPKTKYYAAFQKAIAN; encoded by the exons ATGTGTGGTCCAAATAAAACCCATTTTAAagtgacattattttttatgtatgtatttattgcaTCCGTGTTTGCTCAAGAGAAGTTTTATGATCGGAGATACGATTATTACGATATTGATAATTTGATACAGAATGTTAGGTTATTGAAGAAGTATTTGGATTGTTTTCTTGAGAAAGGGCCCTGCACACCCATTGGCAGAGTGTTCAGAC AACTCCTCCCAGAAGCGATAGCGACTGCTTGCAAGAAGTGCTCTCCATCACAACGAAGGCTTGCTCGGAAGACTTTTAACGCATTGAGAAATCATTTTCCCGAAGGACACGACGAATTAATAAAGAAACTCGATCCCAAAACCAAATACTATGCAGCTTTCCAAAAAGCAATCGCAAATTGA
- the LOC113495233 gene encoding ejaculatory bulb-specific protein 3-like isoform X1: MNLNLLQTKKPIRILQAFSVCPWKRIAKQITSLNIRDKSHSLFHCDRTGFINWKKGIKLNCYFQNPSDKMRVLIVLSCLVVVAFAADKYNAKYDNFDVDTLISNDRLLKAYINCFLEKGRCTPEGSDFKKTLPEAIETTCAKCTEKQKGNIRKVIKAIQQKHPKEWEDLVKKNDPSGKNRANFDKFIQGS, encoded by the exons atgaatCTAAACTTGCTTCAGACAAAAAAACCAATACGTATTCTACAAGCGTTTTCCGTTTGCCCATGGAAACGGATCGCTAAACAGATTACATCGCTTAATATTCGGGACAAGTCACATTCTTTGTTCCATTGTGATCGCACGGGGTTCATTAATTGGAAGAAAGGAATTAAATTGAACTGTTATTTCCAGAATCCATCCGACAAAATGAGGGTCCTGATTGTGTTGTCGTGTCTGGTCGTGGTGGCGTTTGCCGCTGATAAATACAACGCAAAATATGATAACTTCGATGTCGACACACTGATCTCCAATGACAGACTTCTCAAAGCCTACATCAACTGCTTCTTGGAAAAAGGACGGTGCACGCCTGAAGGATCAGATTTCAAAA AGACCCTGCCTGAGGCGATTGAGACCACTTGTGCCAAATGCACAGAGAAGCAGAAGGGTAACATCAGGAAGGTGATCAAGGCTATCCAACAGAAGCACCCCAAGGAATGGGAAGACCTCGTCAAGAAGAACGACCCCAGCGGCAAAAACCGCGCCAACTTCGACAAATTCATCCAGGGAAGCTAA
- the LOC113495233 gene encoding ejaculatory bulb-specific protein 3-like isoform X2, protein MRVLIVLSCLVVVAFAADKYNAKYDNFDVDTLISNDRLLKAYINCFLEKGRCTPEGSDFKKTLPEAIETTCAKCTEKQKGNIRKVIKAIQQKHPKEWEDLVKKNDPSGKNRANFDKFIQGS, encoded by the exons ATGAGGGTCCTGATTGTGTTGTCGTGTCTGGTCGTGGTGGCGTTTGCCGCTGATAAATACAACGCAAAATATGATAACTTCGATGTCGACACACTGATCTCCAATGACAGACTTCTCAAAGCCTACATCAACTGCTTCTTGGAAAAAGGACGGTGCACGCCTGAAGGATCAGATTTCAAAA AGACCCTGCCTGAGGCGATTGAGACCACTTGTGCCAAATGCACAGAGAAGCAGAAGGGTAACATCAGGAAGGTGATCAAGGCTATCCAACAGAAGCACCCCAAGGAATGGGAAGACCTCGTCAAGAAGAACGACCCCAGCGGCAAAAACCGCGCCAACTTCGACAAATTCATCCAGGGAAGCTAA
- the LOC113495270 gene encoding ejaculatory bulb-specific protein 3-like — protein MGQASGIKSAVSNSGRIRNHLITMNTYLVVVLALAACVLGYDEIYDKIDVDKIIGDDALFTSYINCMLDKGPCSVEHSADFRKLLPEVIATCCAKCTPIQKKNVRKTVTALTEKRPDDFKEFRAKYDPDSKYEKDFTAFVMGSD, from the exons ATGGGACAAGCTTCAGGCATCAAGTCAGCTGTTAGCAATAGTGGAAGAATTCGG AACCACCTTATTACCATGAATACCTACTTGGTGGTTGTATTGGCCCTTGCGGCTTGTGTGCTTGGCTACGATGAAATCTACGATAAAATAGATGTAGACAAGATCATCGGTGATGACGCCTTGTTCACCTCTTATATCAACTGCATGCTGGATAAGGGACCGTGCTCCGTAGAGCATTCTGCTGACTTCAGAA AACTACTTCCTGAAGTGATAGCGACTTGCTGCGCTAAATGTACGCCCATCCAGAAGAAGAATGTACGTAAGACGGTGACGGCTTTGACTGAGAAGCGACCTGATGACTTCAAAGAGTTCCGTGCTAAATACGACCCAGACAGCAAATACGAGAAGGACTTCACCGCTTTCGTCATGGGATCCGATTAA
- the LOC113495345 gene encoding uncharacterized protein LOC113495345 produces the protein MKLLVVLSVVVALAVAAPSGDHDYLLAYDFDAVFANDEKRKVVMDCLLDKAPCGEYEKLKESVMKVAQTQCADCTPEQKAKYDSVMKTFHDKFEPEYNEFVHKMTTKKQ, from the exons ATGAAACTCTTGGTAGTACTGTCCGTGGTGGTGGCCCTCGCGGTTGCAGCGCCATCAGGGGATCATGACTATCTCCTAGCGTATGACTTCGATGCTGTCTTCGCCAATGACGAGAAGAGGAAGGTGGTGATGGATTGTTTACTGGACAAAGCACCCTGTGGAGAGTACGAGAAGCTGAAAG aAAGCGTGATGAAGGTTGCGCAGACCCAATGTGCTGACTGTACTCCGGAGCAAAAAGCGAAGTATGATAGCGTTATGAAGACATTCCATGATAAATTCGAACCCGAGTACAATGAGTTTGTGCACAAAATGACCACTAAGAAACAGTAA
- the LOC113495330 gene encoding ejaculatory bulb-specific protein 3-like — protein sequence MRSWLLCLCVLTVVVSCYSQNRYENFNADAIIQNDRILLAYYKCVMDKGPCTRDGKNFKRVLPETLATACGRCNTKQKTIVRKLLLGIRSKSEPRFLELLDKYNPDRSNRDALYTFLVTGN from the exons ATGAGGAGTTGGCTGCTATGTCTGTGCGTGCTGACGGTGGTGGTGTCATGCTACTCCCAGAACCGCTACGAGAACTTCAATGCTGATGCGATCATTCAGAACGACAGGATCCTGCTCGCCTACTACAAATGCGTTATGGACAAGGGGCCCTGCACCAGAGACGGGAAGAACTTCAAGC GTGTCCTCCCAGAAACGTTAGCTACAGCGTGTGGTCGCTGTAATACGAAACAGAAGACGATCGTTCGCAAGCTGCTCCTCGGCATCAGATCAAAGAGCGAGCCAAGATTCTTGGAGCTCCTTGACAAATACAACCCTGACCGCTCCAACAGAGATGCCCTCTACACGTTCTTAGTCACTGGAAATTAA
- the LOC113495338 gene encoding ejaculatory bulb-specific protein 3-like yields MKAVLLTLCFAVAVLAQDQYESANDNFDISEVLTNERLLHAYANCLLNKGPCTPEVKQVKDKLPEALATRCAKCTDKQKQTGKALAQEVKKNHPETWKQLVAMYDPEGKYQQAWQDFLKE; encoded by the exons ATGAAGGCTGTACTATTGACCCTCTGCTTCGCGGTAGCCGTTCTAGCGCAGGACCAATACGAGTCCGCTAACGATAACTTCGACATCTCCGAAGTCCTGACAAATGAGAGGCTCCTTCACGCGTACGCAAACTGCTTACTCAACAAAGGACCCTGCACTCCAGAAGTTAAACAAGTAAAAG ATAAATTGCCCGAAGCTCTGGCTACTCGATGCGCGAAATGCACTGACAAACAAAAGCAGACTGGTAAGGCGCTCGCTCAAGAAGTCAAGAAGAACCACCCCGAGACTTGGAAACAATTGGTAGCGATGTACGACCCTGAGGGCAAATACCAACAGGCTTGGCAAGACTTCTTGAAAGAATAA
- the LOC113495222 gene encoding EF-hand domain-containing family member B-like, with the protein MMSKVCIPRTQGGKGNRGMFIERDPHRIIAAGKVTEQGTEKVSDHLQHYLLKDHVDALIHDAIIPEPKDLPRRQKTVDMRNAGPFTEARDLINPPIPTKFTTLVVELRNTTYNSYWNKCVGQTRDQTPLLPEGARADDRRLGIKTKGSENLYDLIMPKVKPPDNTSPKKQVGYKTDRNYCKPPYDPQQRFGVNCKADKRGIYVKCCLSDKSVLGGGTGYTRVSSLDADMKDYKHAKVGLPRMPNANIECVPPGHSFGKLEPRDGIFGCFTTCGLNAGRPFYLECLADLNTLRKFLSRRFDSNFFANFYLKLKYLDKEKSGWLPKEVVYEKCTAAFIRFKPATIEPLLELWGALDGSLIEYKKFVHIINFREPSPKLPKIIDMLPDCVDFTTTYREMIKPGQELDTRPMAGLPSGRYFDEDYPVTPDDYCKADRISLPQETDAKCCINPSALSILGITHRDMYAKRSPELVRSVYDKAGVHLTDEEFNGIWEEAKKHHSQGWVCFETFKRVYDHKYGNEV; encoded by the coding sequence atgatGTCAAAGGTCTGCATTCCACGAACACAAGGCGGCAAAGGCAATCGGGGTATGTTTATTGAAAGAGATCCACATAGAATAATTGCCGCAGGCAAAGTCACGGAACAAGGTACGGAAAAAGTTAGCGATCATCTTCAACATTATTTGCTAAAAGACCATGTAGACGCACTTATTCATGATGCCATAATACCCGAACCAAAAGACCTGCCTAGGCGCCAGAAAACTGTTGACATGCGAAACGCCGGACCGTTTACAGAAGCTCGTGATCTCATAAACCCTCCAATTCCAACTAAATTTACAACTTTAGTAGTGGAATTGAGAAATACGACATATAATTCTTATTGGAACAAGTGCGTTGGACAAACACGTGATCAAACACCCTTATTACCTGAGGGAGCTCGTGCTGATGACAGAAGATTGGGTATTAAAACGAAAGGTAGTGAAAATCTATATGATCTAATAATGCCAAAAGTAAAACCACCCGATAACACCTCACCAAAAAAACAGGTGGGTTATAAAACTGATCGTAATTATTGTAAGCCACCATATGATCCTCAACAAAGATTTGGCGTAAATTGTAAAGCAGATAAAAGAGGAATATACGTTAAATGTTGCTTATCTGATAAGAGCGTACTGGGAGGAGGTACTGGTTATACTCGAGTATCATCTTTAGATGCAGATATGAAAGATTATAAACATGCTAAAGTTGGGCTTCCAAGAATGCCAAACGCTAATATCGAATGCGTACCTCCAGGGCATTCTTTTGGAAAATTAGAACCCAGGGACGGAATTTTTGGATGTTTTACAACTTGTGGATTAAATGCTGGAAGACCTTTTTACTTGGAATGTCTTGCCGATTTAAACACTTTGCGCAAATTTTTATCTAGACGCTTCGATTcaaatttttttgcaaatttctatttaaaattaaaatatttggataAAGAGAAGTCAGGATGGCTTCCCAAAGAAGTTGTTTATGAAAAATGTACAGCTGCATTCATACGATTCAAACCTGCTACCATTGAGCCTCTTCTTGAACTATGGGGGGCTCTCGATGGCTCTCTAATTGAATATAAGAAGTTCGTTCATATCATTAATTTTAGAGAACCATCACCTAAATTGCCGAAGATTATAGATATGCTGCCCGACTGTGTAGATTTTACTACAACGTATAGAGAAATGATAAAGCCCGGACAAGAATTAGACACAAGGCCAATGGCAGGTCTGCCATCTGGGAGATATTTCGATGAAGACTACCCTGTAACGCCTGATGATTACTGTAAGGCAGACAGAATTAGTCTTCCACAAGAAACTGACGCAAAATGTTGTATAAATCCAAGTGCGTTATCAATACTTGGAATCACTCATCGTGATATGTACGCCAAACGGTCACCAGAACTTGTGAGAAGCGTGTACGATAAGGCGGGTGTACACTTGACCGATGAAGAATTCAATGGGATTTGGGAAGAGGCCAAGAAACACCACTCCCAAGGATGGGTTTGTTTTGAAACATTCAAAAGAGTATATGACCATAAGTATGGTAACGAAGTATAG
- the LOC113495206 gene encoding EF-hand domain-containing family member B isoform X1 yields MPKNCMKLTSGGKGNLGKFIERDPNVCAAGKPSAQAQETVALALQHYLLKDAADALLSDAIIPEPKPRPLPPLRKPIPQDTRNSGPFNQVADLINPPTKSKFKCLVDDFMDTAYTSYWKKPLGRVRDPVPMLPEGFDATGTTFGKPTEYSCDLYEVITPKIPLPDKTPYSEGPGVQVNRNYCAPAFSKDFTYGYRTFVDKRGTYGRCCITDDRTILGTADRAIISSVQSNFLDATQPRISKVLAPNNNIKDVPHGYTFGRLKAPDNLPECLTFCEINPGVAFFRKCLNHLNTLRKGFSRRFLPSFFHKFYMNLKYYDKERTGWLPKDFVYEYCATKLIRFDHSLIEPLLSMWEAFDGQRIKYKTFVLVLNYRIPSPEIPKIHDLPEDCLDFRTTYTEMVKPGQEVDNGLRAGLPSGRYFDRPYPIIPERLSKADTICLPQESDVRCCISPSVLTLLFVSHRDLFEKREPHTVRRVFEAAGEKFTDEKFNAVWEAAKKLHSQGWVCYETFRQTLENHPELYEIKEEEIDLNA; encoded by the coding sequence ATGCCTAAGAACTGCATGAAATTAACCTCTGGGGGGAAGGGGAACCTTGGGAAATTCATAGAACGAGACCCAAACGTCTGTGCAGCTGGTAAGCCTTCAGCTCAGGCACAGGAAACTGTTGCGCTAGCACTGCAACATTATCTACTGAAAGACGCTGCAGATGCTCTTTTAAGTGACGCTATAATCCCTGAACCAAAACCTCGACCCCTCCCACCTTTACGTAAGCCCATACCCCAAGATACACGAAATTCAGGTCCTTTTAATCAGGTGGCTGATCTCATCAATCCTCCTACTAAATCCAAATTTAAATGTCTTGTTGATGACTTTATGGATACGGCATACACATCATATTGGAAGAAACCTCTCGGAAGAGTTAGAGATCCTGTACCTATGCTTCCAGAAGGTTTTGACGCTACTGGAACAACTTTCGGCAAACCTACTGAATACAGTTGTGACTTGTATGAAGTGATAACGCCCAAAATTCCTCTACCGGATAAAACACCTTACTCTGAAGGACCTGGCGTGCAGGTAAACCGCAACTATTGTGCACCAGCATTTTCTAAGGATTTCACTTATGGATACCGTACGTTTGTTGACAAGCGAGGCACATATGGCCGGTGTTGTATCACTGATGATAGGACTATACTTGGCACCGCAGATAGAGCAATAATAAGTTCCGTACAGTCCAACTTTTTGGATGCCACTCAACCAAGAATCAGTAAAGTTTTAGCAcctaataataacattaaagaTGTGCCACATGGATATACTTTTGGTAGACTCAAGGCTCCAGATAATTTACCTGAGTGTCTAACATTTTGTGAAATCAATCCAGGGGTTGCGTTCtttagaaaatgtttgaatCATCTTAACACCTTGAGGAAGGGATTTTCCAGGCGATTTTTACCTTCATTTTTCCATAAGTTTTACATGAATCTAAAATATTACGACAAAGAGAGAACTGGTTGGCTCCCAAAAGATTTCGTTTATGAGTATTGTGCAACGAAACTCATAAGATTTGACCATTCGTTAATTGAGCCCCTTTTGTCGATGTGGGAAGCTTTCGACGGACagagaattaaatataaaacttttgtacTCGTTCTTAATTACAGAATACCTTCTCCAGAAATACCTAAAATACATGACCTACCGGAAGATTGTCTTGATTTTCGCACAACTTATACTGAAATGGTTAAACCTGGACAGGAAGTAGATAATGGGCTCAGAGCTGGATTGCCGTCGGGAAGATATTTTGATCGGCCTTATCCTATCATTCCTGAGAGATTGTCTAAAGCAGACACGATTTGTCTTCCGCAGGAGTCTGACGTTAGGTGTTGCATTAGTCCAAGTGTCCTAACATTGCTCTTTGTTAGTCATCGAGATTTGTTCGAGAAAAGAGAGCCTCACACTGTTAGAAGAGTATTCGAGGCAGCTGGAGAAAAGTTTACCGACGAAAAATTCAACGCTGTTTGGGAAGCAGCCAAGAAACTTCATTCACAAGGTTGGGTTTGTTATGAAACATTCAGACAAACATTAGAAAATCATCCGGAGctttatgaaataaaagaagaagaaatcgATTTGAATGCATaa
- the LOC113495206 gene encoding uncharacterized protein LOC113495206 isoform X2 yields MPKNCMKLTSGGKGNLGKFIERDPNVCAAGKPSAQAQETVALALQHYLLKDAADALLSDAIIPEPKPRPLPPLRKPIPQDTRNSGPFNQVADLINPPTKSKFKCLVDDFMDTAYTSYWKKPLGRVRDPVPMLPEGFDATGTTFGKPTEYSCDLYEVITPKIPLPDKTPYSEGPGVQNTFSRNT; encoded by the exons ATGCCTAAGAACTGCATGAAATTAACCTCTGGGGGGAAGGGGAACCTTGGGAAATTCATAGAACGAGACCCAAACGTCTGTGCAGCTGGTAAGCCTTCAGCTCAGGCACAGGAAACTGTTGCGCTAGCACTGCAACATTATCTACTGAAAGACGCTGCAGATGCTCTTTTAAGTGACGCTATAATCCCTGAACCAAAACCTCGACCCCTCCCACCTTTACGTAAGCCCATACCCCAAGATACACGAAATTCAGGTCCTTTTAATCAGGTGGCTGATCTCATCAATCCTCCTACTAAATCCAAATTTAAATGTCTTGTTGATGACTTTATGGATACGGCATACACATCATATTGGAAGAAACCTCTCGGAAGAGTTAGAGATCCTGTACCTATGCTTCCAGAAGGTTTTGACGCTACTGGAACAACTTTCGGCAAACCTACTGAATACAGTTGTGACTTGTATGAAGTGATAACGCCCAAAATTCCTCTACCGGATAAAACACCTTACTCTGAAGGACCTGGCGTGCAG AATACCTTCTCCAGAAATACCTAA
- the LOC113495323 gene encoding ejaculatory bulb-specific protein 3-like — translation MKTVCIILALTTIVTADFYNPKYDSFDVQPLIENDRILISYTRCFLDQGPCTPEAKDFKKVIPEALATTCGKCSPKQKQLIKKVIQAVIDRHPEAWEQLSQKYDKERKFKESFDKFLAEKD, via the exons ATGAAAACCGTCTGCATAATCTTGGCATTAACAACTATTGTAACAGCTGACTTTTATAACCCCAAGTATGACAGTTTTGACGTACAGCCTCTGATTGAGAATGACAGGATATTGATCAGTTACACCAGGTGTTTCTTAGACCAGGGGCCTTGTACCCCTGAAGCGAAGGACTTTAAAA aAGTAATACCTGAAGCTTTGGCGACCACGTGTGGGAAATGCagtccaaaacaaaaacaattgataaagaaagTGATTCAAGCGGTCATTGACCGCCATCCAGAGGCGTGGGAGCAGCTCAGCCAGAAATATGACAAGGAAAGAAAGTTCAAAGAGTCCTTCGATAAATTCTTAGCAGAGAAAGACTAA
- the LOC113495286 gene encoding ejaculatory bulb-specific protein 3-like encodes MKLLIAVALLCVAVSWAKPASTYTDKWDNINVDEILESQRLLKAYVDCLLDRGRCTPDGKALKETLPDALEHECVKCTEKQKSGSEKVIRHLVNRRPDLWKELATKYDPDNIYQDRYKDKIQAAKGQ; translated from the coding sequence ATGAAACTTCTTATAGCAGTAGCGTTACTATGCGTGGCGGTCTCTTGGGCCAAGCCTGCCTCCACCTACACTGACAAATGGGACAACATTAATGTGGATGAGATACTAGAGTCACAACGCCTTCTTAAAGCTTACGTTGACTGCCTGCTCGATAGAGGTCGCTGCACTCCTGATGGCAAAGCCCTCAAGGAAACTCTTCCCGATGCTCTCGAACACGAGTGCGTCAAGTGTACGGAGAAACAGAAGTCTGGCTCAGAGAAGGTGATCAGACACTTGGTAAACAGGCGTCCGGACTTGTGGAAGGAGCTGGCGACCAAGTATGACCCTGACAACATCTACCAAGACAGATACAAGGACAAGATCCAAGCTGCCAAGGGCCAGTAA